In a single window of the Halobaculum lipolyticum genome:
- a CDS encoding argininosuccinate synthase, with the protein MTKRVALAFSGGLDTTVCVPLLEEEYGYDEVVGVTVDVGQPSEEFDEAEETAEALDLEHYVVDAKEAFAELCLDSVRANATYQGYPLGTALARPVIAEAILGVAEEHDCDALAHGCTGKGNDQLRFETVWRASDKEVIAPVRELGLTREWEIEYADEKDLPVEGGNEGAWSIDTNLWSRSVEGDDLEDPTYVPPEDIYDWTTTPGEVDGEELIEIGFEMGYPVTLNGEAVGSVELIEELNEVAGAYGVGRTDMMEDRMLGLKVRENYEHPAATVLLTAHEALEQLVFTKSERDFKQQIDDQWAQQGYKGLVDSPLVNSLEGYLDAGQEKVTGTVTVKLQGGQCRPVARDSEYGVYSESAASFNTETVDGIEQADATGVAKYHGFQERLANQVLAGVKERQETDEEDEDGEKLKADGGEVDE; encoded by the coding sequence TCGCGTTCAGCGGCGGACTCGACACCACGGTGTGCGTCCCGCTCCTCGAGGAGGAGTACGGCTACGACGAGGTCGTCGGCGTCACCGTCGACGTGGGCCAGCCCAGCGAGGAGTTCGACGAGGCCGAGGAGACCGCCGAGGCGCTCGACCTGGAACACTACGTCGTCGACGCCAAGGAGGCGTTCGCCGAGTTGTGTCTCGACTCCGTCCGCGCGAACGCGACGTACCAGGGCTACCCGCTCGGCACGGCGCTCGCGCGCCCGGTGATCGCCGAAGCCATCCTCGGCGTCGCGGAGGAACACGACTGCGACGCCCTCGCCCACGGCTGTACGGGCAAGGGGAACGACCAACTCCGCTTCGAGACCGTCTGGCGCGCCTCCGACAAGGAGGTCATCGCGCCCGTGCGCGAACTCGGGCTCACCCGCGAGTGGGAGATCGAGTACGCCGACGAGAAGGACCTCCCCGTCGAGGGCGGCAACGAGGGCGCGTGGTCGATCGACACGAACCTCTGGTCGCGCTCGGTCGAGGGCGACGACCTCGAGGACCCGACGTACGTGCCGCCGGAGGACATCTACGACTGGACGACCACGCCCGGCGAGGTCGACGGCGAGGAGCTGATCGAGATCGGCTTCGAGATGGGCTACCCCGTGACGCTGAACGGCGAGGCGGTCGGCTCGGTCGAACTGATCGAGGAACTCAACGAGGTCGCGGGCGCCTACGGCGTCGGGCGCACGGACATGATGGAGGACCGCATGCTCGGGCTGAAGGTGCGCGAGAACTACGAGCACCCGGCCGCGACCGTCCTCCTCACGGCTCACGAGGCGCTCGAACAGCTCGTGTTCACCAAGTCCGAGCGCGACTTCAAACAGCAGATCGACGACCAGTGGGCACAGCAGGGGTACAAGGGTCTCGTCGACTCCCCGCTCGTGAACTCGCTGGAGGGGTACCTCGACGCGGGACAGGAGAAGGTCACCGGCACGGTGACGGTCAAACTGCAGGGCGGCCAGTGCCGTCCGGTCGCGCGCGACTCCGAGTACGGCGTCTACTCCGAGTCGGCCGCCTCGTTCAACACCGAGACGGTCGACGGCATCGAGCAGGCCGACGCCACGGGCGTCGCCAAGTACCACGGCTTCCAGGAGCGCCTCGCCAACCAGGTCCTCGCCGGCGTGAAGGAGCGCCAGGAGACCGACGAGGAGGACGAGGACGGCGAGAAGCTGAAAGCCGACGGCGGCGAGGTCGACGAGTAG
- the lysW gene encoding lysine biosynthesis protein LysW — MTESECVECGGTVALHDDLEVGEIVDCETCGAELEVVDVSPPVLDRAPELEEDWGE; from the coding sequence ATGACCGAATCCGAATGCGTCGAGTGCGGGGGCACGGTCGCCCTCCACGACGACTTGGAGGTCGGAGAGATCGTCGACTGTGAAACGTGCGGTGCCGAGTTGGAAGTCGTCGACGTCTCCCCGCCGGTCCTCGATCGGGCACCCGAGCTCGAAGAGGACTGGGGGGAGTGA
- the lysX gene encoding lysine biosynthesis protein LysX: protein MKLGLLYSRIRKDEKLLLSELRERGHEVVKVDVRKQRFGLDSTTADVLDCDLVLDRCLATSRSLYATRFLAAYGVPVINAPETAAVCADKVKNSLALEAAGVPTPATEVAFTTEAAMDAIESFGYPCVIKPVVGSWGRLMAKIDSETAAEAILEHKATLGHYEHKVFYVQEYVDKPGRDIRVLACDGEPVAAMTRSSDHWLTNAAKGGATADFELDDEARDLVATASDAVGGGLLGVDLMETADGEYTVHEVNHTVEFKALNEASAVDVPAAVVDWLELKAEVAEPAVATA, encoded by the coding sequence ATGAAGCTCGGCCTGCTCTACTCCCGGATCCGGAAGGACGAGAAGCTCCTCCTCTCGGAGCTTCGCGAGCGCGGCCACGAGGTCGTCAAGGTCGACGTGCGCAAGCAGCGCTTCGGTCTCGACTCGACGACCGCGGACGTGCTCGACTGCGATCTGGTGCTCGACCGCTGTCTCGCCACCTCGCGCTCGCTGTACGCGACGCGCTTCCTCGCGGCGTACGGCGTCCCGGTGATCAACGCGCCGGAGACGGCCGCCGTCTGCGCGGACAAGGTGAAGAACAGCCTCGCGCTGGAGGCGGCGGGCGTGCCGACGCCGGCGACGGAGGTCGCGTTCACCACGGAGGCCGCGATGGACGCCATCGAGTCGTTCGGCTACCCGTGCGTGATCAAGCCGGTCGTCGGCTCGTGGGGCAGGCTGATGGCGAAGATCGACTCCGAGACCGCCGCCGAGGCCATCCTCGAACACAAGGCGACGCTCGGCCACTACGAGCACAAGGTGTTCTACGTGCAGGAGTACGTCGACAAGCCCGGCCGCGACATCCGCGTGCTGGCGTGTGACGGCGAGCCGGTCGCCGCGATGACGCGCTCCTCCGACCACTGGCTCACTAACGCCGCGAAGGGCGGCGCGACGGCCGACTTCGAACTCGACGACGAGGCCAGAGACCTCGTCGCGACCGCGAGCGACGCGGTCGGCGGCGGCCTGCTCGGTGTCGACCTGATGGAGACGGCCGACGGCGAGTACACCGTCCACGAAGTGAACCACACGGTCGAGTTCAAGGCGCTGAACGAGGCGAGCGCGGTCGACGTGCCGGCGGCGGTCGTCGACTGGCTCGAACTGAAAGCCGAGGTGGCCGAACCGGCCGTGGCGACGGCATGA
- the argH gene encoding argininosuccinate lyase has protein sequence MTDGDAHADGGDDAAETVVRRDRFAGGPARGFMSSLAADERIFAADLAVDRAHTVMLAEQGIVGDDEAGEILAGLDTVETAGHGALPDGEDVHEAIESAVVAEVGAVGGKMHTARSRNDEVAACIRYRYRADLLAAAEATLALREALLDAAAAHADTVLPGFTHRQYAQPVTVGHFLSSYAGAVERDTARLLAAFDTTNVSPLGGAAFGGTTFDVDRERTAALLGFDGVVENSTDAASARDFLVEGTAALANLTATLSGLATDLIEHAKDGYFDPSDDYASTSSIMPQKVNPDTLELARAVAGDVAGDITGLLTTLKGLPRAYNRDLQRATPHAWDAVDDATEATEVVAGAVATGEWDAEACAADAGAGFSTATGVADALAAAGLPFRTAHEVVAEAAATAPADADPGTLAANVDSAAQEVLGESVYEYVSSEDLDTALDPAGSVAARDSRGGPAPDAVVDSLARLTDTYGDHEAALAARRDALAAAEDGLAEAVADYV, from the coding sequence ATGACCGACGGAGATGCGCACGCGGACGGCGGCGACGACGCGGCCGAGACCGTGGTCCGCCGCGACCGCTTCGCCGGCGGCCCGGCCCGCGGGTTCATGTCGAGCCTCGCGGCCGACGAGCGCATCTTCGCCGCCGACCTCGCGGTCGACCGCGCCCACACCGTGATGCTCGCCGAGCAGGGCATCGTCGGCGACGACGAAGCCGGCGAGATTCTGGCCGGACTCGACACCGTCGAGACCGCCGGCCACGGCGCCCTGCCCGACGGGGAAGACGTCCACGAGGCCATCGAGTCCGCCGTCGTCGCCGAGGTCGGCGCCGTCGGCGGGAAGATGCACACCGCCCGCTCGCGCAACGACGAGGTGGCCGCCTGCATCCGCTACCGCTACCGCGCGGACCTGCTCGCGGCCGCCGAGGCGACGCTCGCGCTGCGCGAGGCGCTGCTCGACGCCGCGGCCGCCCACGCCGACACCGTGTTGCCGGGGTTCACCCACCGCCAGTACGCCCAGCCCGTGACGGTCGGGCACTTCCTGTCGTCGTACGCGGGCGCCGTCGAGCGCGACACCGCCCGGTTGCTGGCGGCGTTCGACACCACGAACGTCTCGCCGCTGGGCGGCGCGGCGTTCGGCGGCACCACCTTCGACGTCGACCGCGAGCGCACCGCCGCGCTGCTCGGTTTCGACGGCGTCGTCGAGAACTCGACGGACGCCGCCTCCGCGCGCGACTTCCTCGTGGAGGGGACCGCCGCGCTGGCGAACCTGACGGCGACGCTGTCGGGCCTCGCGACGGACCTGATCGAACACGCCAAGGACGGCTACTTCGACCCCTCGGACGACTACGCGTCCACGTCGTCGATCATGCCCCAGAAGGTGAACCCGGACACGCTCGAACTCGCCCGCGCCGTCGCAGGCGACGTGGCCGGCGACATCACGGGCCTGCTCACGACGCTGAAGGGGCTGCCGCGCGCGTACAACCGCGACCTGCAGCGCGCGACGCCCCACGCGTGGGACGCCGTCGACGACGCGACCGAGGCGACCGAGGTCGTCGCCGGCGCGGTCGCGACCGGGGAGTGGGACGCCGAGGCGTGCGCGGCCGACGCGGGCGCGGGCTTCTCGACGGCGACCGGCGTGGCCGACGCGCTGGCGGCGGCGGGCCTCCCGTTCCGCACCGCCCACGAGGTCGTCGCCGAGGCGGCCGCGACGGCGCCGGCCGACGCCGACCCCGGGACGCTCGCCGCAAATGTTGACTCGGCCGCACAGGAGGTACTCGGGGAGTCCGTGTACGAGTACGTGAGCAGCGAGGATCTGGACACGGCGCTGGACCCGGCGGGGAGCGTCGCCGCGCGCGACTCGCGCGGCGGTCCCGCCCCCGACGCCGTCGTCGACTCCCTCGCCCGACTGACCGACACGTACGGCGACCACGAGGCCGCCCTCGCGGCGCGCCGCGACGCGCTCGCGGCCGCCGAGGACGGACTCGCCGAGGCGGTCGCCGACTACGTCTGA